TCCGCCATGATTTCTTCCACTAGCCACTCCATGCGGATGGTGTTTTGGGAGCCTTTAGCCAGAACGATGTCGCCTTCTTTTATTATTCCCTGTAGGAACTTGCCCGCTTCCCTACTATTTTCAAATTGAAAAATATTATTTTCATCCATCCCATTTTCCAAAGAACCTAGAGCGACGAAGCGTGACAGGGGGCCTACGGTAATCAAAATATCAGCTACATCTTTTACTAACTTACCTATTTTCTTGTGTTCTTCTATTGCAAATTCACCCAGCTCTCTCATATCTCCTAAACAGGCTATCCTTCGGGACATTCCCTCAGGCCCTGTAGTTTTTATTTCCCCAAGTGTTTTTAAAGCAAGCCTTGCTGCTACAGGAGAAGAATTGTAACTGTCATCGATAACAGTACTTCCTTTTATTCCTTTTAAAATCCTCATTCTTCCAGGAGGAGTTACTATGCTTTCAGAAGCTTTTTGTATTTCTTCCATTTGCATTCCAAGAGCGATACCTACGCTTGCGGCGGCGAGAAGAGAGTAAACATGCCCTTCACCGAAAGCTCCGTCTATTTTGAACTTATGTATTTCATTTTTGTAATCTATTTTAAAATTTGTTCCTGTGATTTTACCTTCCTTGCTATACGCGATTTCCGGCTTGGTCGCTATAATGTCGGGAATTGTAAAACTTTCTTCCCCATCTTGGATGCCATAAGTTATTATTCTGGATTTTGTTTTATTCCTCATCTCTAACACTCTTTTATCATCGCCGTTAAGTATGGCAACTCCGTCTTGGCCTAGGGCTTCTACTAATCTTCCTTTTTCTGCCCACACTTCTTCAGGCGAAGCAAAATTGGCCACATGCACAGGCACTTCGGCTAAGGCGGTGATTACTGATATGTCAGGTTTTACCCAACTTACAATATTTTTAATGTCATTTTTTTGATCCGCCCCTACTTCTAGCACTAGAATTTTTGGATAATTCTTAGAAAAGAAAATTCTCCAAAATCCTAGTTTTATGTTCCATGCCCACCTGAACGGATTTGACCAAGCATTTTTTAATCCTAAAATAGTCAGGGGTACCCCTATCTCACTGTTGAAGCTTTTTTCACTTTTTCTGGTATGGGATTTTGAAGCGACTATGGTATGTATAGCATCTTTAGTCGATGTCTTACCCACGCTTCCTGTCACCGTTATAATTTTAGGATTGTGATGATTAAGCAGGAGTCTCGCTTCCCAAGTTAGTATTGAAACTACAATTTTTTTAAATAGATTTTTCATTTCTATCGGGTGGAATTTCGTAATAATTAATTAAAAATTTGGTTATCTCCATGAACGGTTCAGTTAGTGTTTCAGAAGCGTATTTTACACCTTTTGGATATGTATGGAAGAGAAATATTAAGAACTTCGGATTATAAGCTGGAAAATAACCAAAGAAAGAGTGCAAGTATTTACCATCGACATATCCTGAACGGCCTTCGTCCGACATTTGAGCGGTACCGGTTTTAGCCGCGATACTATATCCTTCCAACTTAGCTTTCCCCCCGGCTAAAGCTTCATCCACTACTTTTATAAGCATGCGAGTGATTTCAGTCGAAGCTTCTTTGGAAATCACCTGCTTGCCTTGTTCGAATGTAAATTTTTTAAATAAACCATTGTCATATTGAACCCTCTTCACTATATGAGGAGTAACGAGGTAGCCGCCATTACCAAGCGCTGACAGTGCTCTAGCTGTTTCTATCGGTGTCATAGCTATGCCTTGACCGTAGGAGGCTGTGGCCATCTCTATTTCTCGCGGACTTTCAAGGTTTGTGATGAGTCCTTTGGTCTCGTTTGGTATATCAATGCCAGTTTCGGTGCCGATTCCAAAACTTTTCATATATTCAGAAAATTTTTCGTTGCCTATTTTGAGGGCAACGTATGTTGCTCCGGTGTTTAAGGATTGATTCAGTACCTCTTGCATACTTACTATTCCACGTCCCCTACCATCGTAGTTACTTATTTTTTTGCCGTTTAAAGTGAGTGCTCCGAGGTCGTTGTAAGTACTATCTGCCTTCACTACTCCCGAATCAAGCCCACTTGCCATAGTGAGAGCTTTTATAATGGAGCCCATTTCAAAAACATTCTCTACTAGGGGGTTGCTATAGATGTGAGGATTTTTTTCCGACTGAAAACTATTCAAATCGAAAGTTGGGTTGTAAGCGATAGCATATATAGCTCCAGTCATGGGGTCGATCACTATTCCCCCCGCGCTCTCGCTCTGCCAAGTGTCCCGTATTTCTGATAGCTTGGATTCAAGGAATGATTGGGTCGAAGGTTCGATCGTGGTCACGAGGTCGCCTTGTGAGTTGCCGCCAACTGTTTCCTGTATATTTGAAAAAAGTTCAGCGAAAAAGTTGTTGTAAACCTGGGACGGATCTTTTCTTAGCACGTCCTCGTAGTATCTTTCTAGGCCGTACCTACCAGCCAACTCATTTTCGTTATAGGAAACAAAACCAAGAGTCTGTGCTGCGAGCTCATTGCCGGGGTAGAAACGCCATTTCTCTTGAGAGAGGACGATGCCTTTTAAATTAAGATTTTTTATTTTTTCTGCCGTCTCACTATTTATTTTCCTCGCCACTTCTTCATAGGGATCGTCATATTTTGAAGCGCGTGCCGTAAAATCGGCCCGATCGATGTTTACAAGGTCTGAAAGTTTGCGGAACATCTCTTCCGGATTTTCAATCAAGGATGGGTGGATGGCTAAGGTAAAGCCTGAACGTGTGAGGGCACCGGGTACGAGCTCTCCCATTTTGGATTCGAAGTAAATATTCCCTCGATCGTAGGGAGTAGTATTCGTGTTTATATACTGCCTGTCAGCTCGCTCTGTAAAGTTACCGCCGTAGACTATTTGCAGGAAATAAAGCCTGAAAAGTATACCAAGGGCACATAAAATCACAGTTACTCCTATTACCCGTATTCGGATCGAATGGCTGTGCGACATTTACAATAGATAATACAGTATTTATTGCTGATTCAAAGAGAGAGTTTTCCCAGATGGTGTTTTTGAAATGAAAATTTTGTTTGGGAGTTCATTTAAGCCGTAACTATAAGCTCTATTTATAGTCAAACCATTCTCACTTTCTATGTATTTATACTCGAGCTCACTTACTGCATTTTGCAAGCTTGTAAGTGTCGTCTCTATCGCCTCACGAGCTACCACATTGCGTACCGAGCTGTTGACACAATAAATATAAAATATAGCCGAAAGTAGAATACCGGTGATAAGGGCGTAGAGAGTAAGCGGACTTTCTTTTATTGCTATTATTTTTGATCTCATATTTTTTCTATTGCTCTTAGTTTGGCACTTCTTGCTCGTGGATTCTCTTTTATTTCTTCCTCACTTGCTATAATCGGTCTCTTATTTAAAATATTTGCCCCTTCTTTTTCTCTCAACTCTTTCCATAATCTTTTGACTATTCTGTCCTCCAAGCTATGGAAAGAAATGACAGCGATCCTTCCTCCTGGTTTCAAAATTTCGAAAGCCTTCGACAATCCTTCCTCCAATGCTCGCAATTCATCGTTCACCGCTATTCTCAAAGCTTGGAAGGTGCGAGTAGCTGGGTGGATTCTCCTAAAGTGATACCAAGTAGGGGTGGCTTGTTTTATAATCTGTACTAATTCTCCTGTTGTCTTTATTTTTCCGACCGTTCTTTTCTCGACGATTGTTTTGGCGATGTGCCTGGCAAATTTTTCTTCACCGTAACTTTCGATGACGGTCGCCAAATTTTCTTCCTGCCACTCGTTCACGATTGTTTCTGCTGTGAACGGGGCTCCTTTTGAGTCGGTAGAAAAGGTCATGAGTAGAGGTTCGTCCTTCTGAAAACTGAATCCCCTACCCACTCCGCCAGCTGGCGCCTCAAATTGGCTCCTGTTCCATCCGAGATCAAAAAGTATTTTATCGGGATTTCCAATTTCTAAAATCTCAGTAACCTTATCGATGTTTCTGAAATTCAGCACCGCAAGCTTCGGCCTTGCTTCCAAGAGTTCTAATCTTGTTTTGGCTACTTCTACTGCGTCGCTATCGGCATCGATTCCTGCGAGTGTCACTTTTTTGGGGAATCTTTTCCATACCTCTTCGCTATGGCCGCCATTGCCGAGGGTGGCGTCGAGGTAAATATCGCCTTCCTCTATGTTTAGAATCTCCAAGGATTCTTTTAAAAGAACAGGTATGTGAGTCATAAATTCATCCAACTAGCCTCACATAATTCCAAGCCCCGAAAGTTTCTCGGCCAGGCCGAGAGCTTCTTTCTCGACAACCTTGCGATACTGTTGCCAATTCTTCTCACCCCATATTTCGACTCGATTCTGGACTCCTATCATCACCACTTTGCCTCTGAGTCCAGCTCTGTCTCGAAGGAAGTCAGGGATAAGGATCCTGCCTATCGAATCGACCTCTGCTTCGTAAGCTCCAGCAAACATATAGCGGGTGAAGCTACGCATATCACTTGAGAGCATCGACGCATTTTCTGAAAGTTTTTTGGCTACCCTTTCCCATTCTTTGGCGGTGAATGTAAAAAGGCAGTTATCCAAGCCTGGGGTGACTACCAGTTTCTTTCCTAAAATCCCTCGAAACTTAGCAGGTAAAGACACTCTGTTTTTATCGTCTATGGTGTGAGTGTATTCACCTATCAGCATTTAATTTTTTACTCTCTATTTCCTTAATTTATAATTTTCCACTTCTTCCCACTTAACACCATTCTATACCACCCTCTTACACCTCGAAACACACTTATCCACAAAATACTGCCTTTTGAGCAGTACGTAACAGTTCTGATAAAAAGCAATATACGCCTTACTCGGGCGAATAAGCCCATATGTTATTTATCGAGTTAAATGCTTAATAATTCGAGGACTTTTTTACGATCAATGGCCCAGAGGAAGGTCGAAAGGCGTGGACCTTGGTTTTTGGTGATGAGGAGATTGTAAACATGTTTAAAAAATTCTTTTTGAGCCGGAGCATTTTCTTTATCAGTGAGATCTGGATCTTTGGGTATTGAATATACCAAGTGTTCAAGTTCTTCGATCGAATTTTGACTATTTTCTAATTCTGTTCTTAATTTTTTAACCTGATCTATAGATTTTTCATTCATAGTCGATAGGTATTCTTTATTTAGAGAATCTCTAAGTACTAAAAGCTCATCTTGATTGTATTTTAAAAGCCAATTTTTAGCTTTGGGTATGCGTATTACTATCGAGTGTTCATCATAATTTACTTTTAAATCCAGACAAAGTTTTTTAATTTTCTCAATATTCCATTGAGTCATTTGCCCTAGGGCTACTGCCTGTTTAAAAGGGATCGAGTTTCCTCCATGTTCTTTGTCGAATTCATCATATTGGCGATAAATCTCGGTATCAAAAGCCAAACTAAAAGCTTGATCTGGCCTCTTTCTAAGGTAGAGCCATTTTAAAAGTTTTGGTTCATATATCTCTAGTAATTCTGCCGGAGATATAGCATTACCTTTTGAACCCGACATCTTTGCCCCTAAACCTTGAATGCCTACAAATTTATATTCCGCGAAAACAGGTTCTTTGGTATTGAATATTTTTTGAGCGATTTCTGTTGCTACATCATAACTACTCCCAGGAGAAGCGTGATCATGGCCTCCTGGTTCAAATACCACTTTTTCTATTCCCCATCGCATTGGCCAATCTATCTTCCACGCAAGCTTAGCGATTCTATTTTTAGACAGGTCTACTTTTTCTATGTTTCCCGTTTCGATGCATTTGTACTCCACTGTTGATTCACCATCGAATCCTAATATTTGTGTTACATCTTTTCCGGTAAAACGAGAATAGACTGAAATAGGATAATATTTTTCTATATATTCCGATTCCACTATACCCCCCTCACTCTTACCTTTATCAGTCATAAAAGAAAGAAGAATTTTAGCTACTTCTTTCCTTTTATTTAAAGCTAAAAATAAAAACTGATCGTACCTACCACTTTCATATTCTTTGGTCTGATATCTATATTCAAGTTCTATACCGAGAGAAAGCATAGCTTCCTCAAAAGGTTTCTGGAAATAATCAGCGTAAGATTCGAATCCGGATTCTGGACTTGGTACTTTCGATAACGGCATACCTATGTATTTCTCAAAATCTTTTGGCGCGTTAGCCGGTATCTTTCTTAAGCGATCAAAATTATCCCAAGAGAAAATACATCTGGTGATGAACCCTTTATTTTTTAGCGCTTCGAATACAGCGTAAGAGGTTACCACGTCTCTAAAGTTACCAAAATGCACTGTGCCTGAAGGACTTATTCCGGCGGCGCAGGTGTATATTGTTTCTTTCGGGAATATTTCTAGGACTTTTTCTACGGCTAATTCAGTCCAATTTTTATCAGAAAGATTTACTTTGTCGATATCTAGTCTCACACTGCTATTTTATATCAACCAACTTGTAAGCGATAGGGCCTTTGGGGGCATTGAAAGTGAAAGAAGAGCCTTTTTTGGTGCCCATGATAGCTTGGCCGAATGGGGAGGTAACCGATATTTTGCCACTTGCGATGTCAGCCTCCTCGGCTCCCACCAGAGTATAAGTTTTTTTCTCATCGTCACCTTCTTTTTTGACAGTCACTACCGAGCCGACACTGACAGAGTCGGTTGAGTGAGTGGAAACGATTTTTGCATTTTTTAGAATAGATTCAATGTGGTTTATTCTGTCTTCCACTGCAGCTTGAGCATCACGAGCTTCATGGTATTCGGCGTTTTCAGAAAGGTCGCCCAAAGATTTTGCGTAATTCAAACTTTCCGCAACTTCTTTGCGCTTAATTTTCTTTAAATAATCGAGCTCTTTCACGAGCTCATCGTATTTTTCTTGGGTTAAATATTCCATTATCCTTCCATTATTCCCGCTCCCATCTTCTATAATTAACACTATACTATACTAATTTTTACGATTGTCAATCCCGCTTAGCTCTTAAACTGTATAAGCACTTCAAAGTCAGCTTTCAAGGTATCTTTGGTGTGTGAGTTATACACAGCTACAGCCGGGTGATAAAGAGGGATCACTTTTATTGCTCCGTAGCTTGTCCTGGTGTCGAAAACTTTACCATGCATCTTGCCTATGGGCTCCAGCTCAAATTCAAGGCCAAATTTTTGCATTACATAGTTACTCGAATACCTGCCGAGCCCGGCTATCACTTTTGGCTGGATGATTTCTACTTGCCTGTCGAGGAATGGTCCGTAAAGTTCTATTTCTTCTGGTAAGGGGTCACGATTTTGAGGGGGCCTATCCTTCACTATGTTTGTAACATAAACATCTTCCCTTTTTATTCCGGCTGAAGCCAAAAGTTCATCAAATATTTTACCTGCCGCCCCGCAGAAAGGTCTCCCAGTTTTAGCTTCGTTTCTTCCTGGAGCCTCACCGATAAACATAATTTTTGCAAAATGATCCCCTTCTCCTATTACTGGTAAATTTTTATTTTCTATTCTAAATGTATATAAAGGCGACTTTTTTAAAGCTATCACCTCGTCTTTTATTTTTCTCAAAGCTTCCTTTCGCTCTTCTATAGTGTCCATACGTATTTAGATTATTTCAGATATCCTTCTTTTTTCAAAATTTTAACTTTGTTTTTAATACCACGATTATAACCGTGCATTTTGCCGTCCGAACCGATTACCCGATGGCATGGAATTTTCGGGTCATAATTTTTAGAAATTATGTTACCGACTGCTCTATAGGCATTTGGACTCCCTGCTTTCATTCCTACTTCCTTATATGTCAGCATCTTCCCTCTAGGAATTTTCTTCACCACTTCATACACTTTTTCTTTGAAAGATTTCATCAGTCTACTACGTGTTGTTTACCGACTCTATATATGCACAGTATTCACAATTCGGTGATTTGCGAGGCGTAGATTCAGAATCAAGGCAAGCTTTCATGTCGGTAAGTGTTTCTGGAATCCACGAATCGGAGCCAGTGTAAGGAATAAGTTTAATATCAAATTCGAGCTTACCATCGAAAGCTTCTCTATCACGTTTACCATTGGCGTATACGAAGTAGCCAGTGTCAGAAACCTTAAAATTATTTTGTCGGAAGAGCCACTGATATACTTCCATTTGTCTCTTATAACCATTTTGCCATTCTGCA
This window of the Candidatus Paceibacterota bacterium genome carries:
- the murF gene encoding UDP-N-acetylmuramoyl-tripeptide--D-alanyl-D-alanine ligase translates to MKNLFKKIVVSILTWEARLLLNHHNPKIITVTGSVGKTSTKDAIHTIVASKSHTRKSEKSFNSEIGVPLTILGLKNAWSNPFRWAWNIKLGFWRIFFSKNYPKILVLEVGADQKNDIKNIVSWVKPDISVITALAEVPVHVANFASPEEVWAEKGRLVEALGQDGVAILNGDDKRVLEMRNKTKSRIITYGIQDGEESFTIPDIIATKPEIAYSKEGKITGTNFKIDYKNEIHKFKIDGAFGEGHVYSLLAAASVGIALGMQMEEIQKASESIVTPPGRMRILKGIKGSTVIDDSYNSSPVAARLALKTLGEIKTTGPEGMSRRIACLGDMRELGEFAIEEHKKIGKLVKDVADILITVGPLSRFVALGSLENGMDENNIFQFENSREAGKFLQGIIKEGDIVLAKGSQNTIRMEWLVEEIMAEPERKKELLVRQDKEWQNH
- a CDS encoding penicillin-binding protein 2, which gives rise to MSHSHSIRIRVIGVTVILCALGILFRLYFLQIVYGGNFTERADRQYINTNTTPYDRGNIYFESKMGELVPGALTRSGFTLAIHPSLIENPEEMFRKLSDLVNIDRADFTARASKYDDPYEEVARKINSETAEKIKNLNLKGIVLSQEKWRFYPGNELAAQTLGFVSYNENELAGRYGLERYYEDVLRKDPSQVYNNFFAELFSNIQETVGGNSQGDLVTTIEPSTQSFLESKLSEIRDTWQSESAGGIVIDPMTGAIYAIAYNPTFDLNSFQSEKNPHIYSNPLVENVFEMGSIIKALTMASGLDSGVVKADSTYNDLGALTLNGKKISNYDGRGRGIVSMQEVLNQSLNTGATYVALKIGNEKFSEYMKSFGIGTETGIDIPNETKGLITNLESPREIEMATASYGQGIAMTPIETARALSALGNGGYLVTPHIVKRVQYDNGLFKKFTFEQGKQVISKEASTEITRMLIKVVDEALAGGKAKLEGYSIAAKTGTAQMSDEGRSGYVDGKYLHSFFGYFPAYNPKFLIFLFHTYPKGVKYASETLTEPFMEITKFLINYYEIPPDRNEKSI
- the rsmH gene encoding 16S rRNA (cytosine(1402)-N(4))-methyltransferase RsmH; this translates as MTHIPVLLKESLEILNIEEGDIYLDATLGNGGHSEEVWKRFPKKVTLAGIDADSDAVEVAKTRLELLEARPKLAVLNFRNIDKVTEILEIGNPDKILFDLGWNRSQFEAPAGGVGRGFSFQKDEPLLMTFSTDSKGAPFTAETIVNEWQEENLATVIESYGEEKFARHIAKTIVEKRTVGKIKTTGELVQIIKQATPTWYHFRRIHPATRTFQALRIAVNDELRALEEGLSKAFEILKPGGRIAVISFHSLEDRIVKRLWKELREKEGANILNKRPIIASEEEIKENPRARSAKLRAIEKI
- the mraZ gene encoding division/cell wall cluster transcriptional repressor MraZ, with protein sequence MLIGEYTHTIDDKNRVSLPAKFRGILGKKLVVTPGLDNCLFTFTAKEWERVAKKLSENASMLSSDMRSFTRYMFAGAYEAEVDSIGRILIPDFLRDRAGLRGKVVMIGVQNRVEIWGEKNWQQYRKVVEKEALGLAEKLSGLGIM
- the lysS gene encoding lysine--tRNA ligase; protein product: MRLDIDKVNLSDKNWTELAVEKVLEIFPKETIYTCAAGISPSGTVHFGNFRDVVTSYAVFEALKNKGFITRCIFSWDNFDRLRKIPANAPKDFEKYIGMPLSKVPSPESGFESYADYFQKPFEEAMLSLGIELEYRYQTKEYESGRYDQFLFLALNKRKEVAKILLSFMTDKGKSEGGIVESEYIEKYYPISVYSRFTGKDVTQILGFDGESTVEYKCIETGNIEKVDLSKNRIAKLAWKIDWPMRWGIEKVVFEPGGHDHASPGSSYDVATEIAQKIFNTKEPVFAEYKFVGIQGLGAKMSGSKGNAISPAELLEIYEPKLLKWLYLRKRPDQAFSLAFDTEIYRQYDEFDKEHGGNSIPFKQAVALGQMTQWNIEKIKKLCLDLKVNYDEHSIVIRIPKAKNWLLKYNQDELLVLRDSLNKEYLSTMNEKSIDQVKKLRTELENSQNSIEELEHLVYSIPKDPDLTDKENAPAQKEFFKHVYNLLITKNQGPRLSTFLWAIDRKKVLELLSI
- the greA gene encoding transcription elongation factor GreA yields the protein MEYLTQEKYDELVKELDYLKKIKRKEVAESLNYAKSLGDLSENAEYHEARDAQAAVEDRINHIESILKNAKIVSTHSTDSVSVGSVVTVKKEGDDEKKTYTLVGAEEADIASGKISVTSPFGQAIMGTKKGSSFTFNAPKGPIAYKLVDIK
- a CDS encoding uracil-DNA glycosylase; translation: MDTIEERKEALRKIKDEVIALKKSPLYTFRIENKNLPVIGEGDHFAKIMFIGEAPGRNEAKTGRPFCGAAGKIFDELLASAGIKREDVYVTNIVKDRPPQNRDPLPEEIELYGPFLDRQVEIIQPKVIAGLGRYSSNYVMQKFGLEFELEPIGKMHGKVFDTRTSYGAIKVIPLYHPAVAVYNSHTKDTLKADFEVLIQFKS
- a CDS encoding MGMT family protein, producing the protein MKSFKEKVYEVVKKIPRGKMLTYKEVGMKAGSPNAYRAVGNIISKNYDPKIPCHRVIGSDGKMHGYNRGIKNKVKILKKEGYLK